One Cucumis melo cultivar AY chromosome 8, USDA_Cmelo_AY_1.0, whole genome shotgun sequence genomic window, aataataattattaaattaatatatattaaaataattaattaatttaattaattaattaaatcatatttaattaatattttcattgatttaaatgaatatcaCTCGCATAACCTatggttttaatttaattaatttaattaaatcaaattaaactaaactattaattaattttttggagaattaattaatttgtaaattaaatatcttatatttaattttaatccataatttgaatcatattcaaatataaatttctctcataacctaatTAAGTTTTAATacgtatcatatacacattaaattttaacttatagttttaatatgaatctaattcacattaaactaatatttaaacttattcaaatattttattctctcgtaatttaattttgaatcatattcaaaattaaatttatataataaaatctaattaaaatataaactttatattataatgtatcaatatacattatattaataatacacaaagtaaatttgaacatttcaaattacaaccaatataaataaatctcattactctttatgagctaggaatgagacctaatggacctacagattagAAGCTACACCGATATGAGatttaattggctaaactcattaaccacattaatcaatattcgttaactgtgtgtacactccactaaagactcacagctgaactcttcttactgtagatatatttctgtgtccacggatatagaccaataccagtaagttagtccttcacaagtgttcgtaaaacTAGCTGGATCAAATTACCGTTTGACCCCttggttacttctagtccttaaatactagtgctcctctaatgaacaacctgtttatggtccaaccccaaccactaaacagaaacccccttgtgccatagagagggtggggtcatttgttcaagtcccggagacaccctttaaggaaacacttatctacttaccctaaaggtgggaagaagtgaatttcatcttgtgtgattatattccagctccccactcggttttgtccccaaaatgataagaatattgagtcagCAATCTGGCCGCTCtcactcgtacaaatcaaaggacaatccctcgcaaacaggagttcataatacactcaggattaagactaagttaccaggtcatcctaatgaaatagaaatccaactagttaacggagttatcAAAAATGTCCcgatttggtacacaatcgttttaTTAATTGGGTAcaaccgtttagatttgtctacatgatcattcgtttagatttggggttccaaatctaaaaaaaaaatcaaaatttggtatacgatcgtttagatttggttagatctgcctacacgatcgtttagatttagcctataaacgattttttttaatattggtataaacgattttttttttaatattctttatatacgatcttttagttttggttagtctaatttaaatgtctaatgcatgcagtgaatgaaaaagaaaaacaagaataacaataaaaaaaagttagatttgggtaaaaaaaaaaagatgaagaaatatACATAAGAAGACATAAAAAAATCGCAAATgggagaaaaagatggaagagaaaatctgtaatatttaaaaaatgattaaatttATGCCTTTTGTTACAATATTTAAGTAGCttgttatatttacgaaagTTTCACTTATTTTTAAACTTATTCTCCATCAAATTTTCCTAACATTAACTCCaaaatattcttaaactttATATGATATTGCTacaattttttcatttatttttaaatttcttatcTCACAATAATGTTTACAATATATAATGTCTAATTAAGTCATAATCAAAGTTTTCGTGAACTAATTACaacaatttttataaataaataaaaaaaaatcatcaaccTCTGTGTTTCAATAAAATTGAGACTTTGATCATATGATATTAAAGAAAACAATTCACAACTTTACTGCCACAaataactaaaaacaaaatactttaccAAATCAACAGATCGCaatttcatttaaaaataaaaaacaaatcaCTCATCATCCTCTTAATTATTCCTCTTCGAGAGGACGACAGAAAGGATAATGATGAAGAGAATGACCCCAAGAACACCAACGCCTATGCAGATCCATTTGCGAGTGTTTTTTTGATAGTATCTTGCAGTTTGTAGCTCAGACGTGCCCCGCTTGACGGCAGAGTTGGCTCGAGTAACTTGGCTTTCGATGTCGTCTAACTGCTGCCCCTGTGCTTGAACCAAAACCGCCATGTCCAAGAAAACTTGGTGCAACTCTCTCAAGTTCCTCTCTATGTCTTTCACTGCGTCGTGCCTTTCTTGAATCTCTTGGATCGTTTCCAaaactcttcctcttccttgCTTTTGTATTGCTTTTTGCAAGAACGTTTCACTTTCACCTTTATAATATATACCCACACGATCATTTTAGTATTATCATATTCAAGGCTTTTatgttaaaataaaaagaagaagaaagaactgAAAATGAAACCTGTAGAGATCAACAAATCAACAGTCTTCTCATCCGGATTTTCCCCTGTAATTGTAAAATATCTCCGTTCAATCGTATCCTTATACGTTTTCGTTATCTCTTCTCTCAATCTGTTAAAACTCTCCATTGAATCACACAGCTTCTTCCTCAATCCGCTCACCACCGATGTTCTCGACCGGTCAGCCGAGGATCCATACCCACAACCAGGAAGCTTCCGGTTCTCCTCATTCGACCGGTCCAGTTCCTCCAACCGGACCTTGATAAACCTAGCCTTCTTCAAAGCCAATGTCACAGCCGTTTCCATTCGCGATCGAACATCCTTAATCGCCTTCGAATTGTGTAGAGTTTTGCTCTGTTCGTGAGAATTCTGGAGGCTTCGGTGGAGCCCTTCGAGTTCTGTTAACTCCGCCTTGACCGACTCCACGTCGTCGAAGAAGGTGTTTAGATTGATCGTCGTTGAGGACGGGGAGTTGTTGGACATCTCGACGGTGTCATGGCGGTGATGGTGACGCTCTTGGCGGAAGGAATCGGTGGAAAACAGATCGTTCATTATTGTGATCAGTTCTAAGTTTTTACTCTGATTTTGAATGAAATGAAGAGCGAAATGGAATGGAAATTGGGGATTTAATGATGGTGTGTAGTCAATGGAGGAGCTGTAATGGTTGCATCCATGAACGTGGAAATTGAAGAAAGTGATGAAGGTTCGACTTTTCAAACGaattatctttaatttttttaaaaaaaatatatattatattaactAAAATTCAGAATTTAAAATCGATATTTTCACCAAAGTTTATACACAAAATATGTTTTTTAACCTTCCTttaatactaaaaaaataaatttattggGTTGACAGTCAAATACACATATAGGTCATATCTGTATTAGCttatgtgtttatatatatatgtgtgtgtgtgtgtgtgtcacATTTTGTGATACAAGTTTTAGAACATGTGAACGTTTACCATTAAGATCTATTAGGTCCACCATGTTCTATTTATATATCACATTAATATATCATTTAGGTTAAGTTGATAGCCATTTAGTCATTTTAACGTATGGTCCAATCATAAGGATATTGAAACTAAATTAAAGACTATACTATATaaatttcaaatgtttttttttagtttagttGAAAAATTGTTTAAAGAGAGCTTTATGAGATCGTtgtaaagaaaaacaaaatt contains:
- the LOC103500940 gene encoding syntaxin-121 — its product is MNDLFSTDSFRQERHHHRHDTVEMSNNSPSSTTINLNTFFDDVESVKAELTELEGLHRSLQNSHEQSKTLHNSKAIKDVRSRMETAVTLALKKARFIKVRLEELDRSNEENRKLPGCGYGSSADRSRTSVVSGLRKKLCDSMESFNRLREEITKTYKDTIERRYFTITGENPDEKTVDLLISTGESETFLQKAIQKQGRGRVLETIQEIQERHDAVKDIERNLRELHQVFLDMAVLVQAQGQQLDDIESQVTRANSAVKRGTSELQTARYYQKNTRKWICIGVGVLGVILFIIILSVVLSKRNN